A region of the Yarrowia lipolytica chromosome 1C, complete sequence genome:
TGAATTGGTCGGGCGTGGACTGGGATGGTCGTTGCAAAGCAGTCTTGGACAGCAGCACTGGGGGCATCAGTCAGTCAAATTACCGGCTGAGACGGCCTTTGTATCAATTGCCAAAGGAGGAGTTGACCTCCCTTTCGTCTTCGCAACAAGTAATATCTTGCAATTAGTACTCACACTTGGTGAGACAGACTAGATGGCAGGCGTATTCAATCTTCGGGACAGTCAACAAGCTAAAAGTAGGCCGAAAGGAGTATCGAAATGACCGCAACAACTCGGTGATCCGAATCTGCTCGTTCTACCTGGTGCGGACATCTACCATCTAACACCATGGAACCGATTAGACATTCGCATAAGAGACAATGTGCATCTATAGACGAAATCGCCTTGTTTTTTGATTGAAAAACAGatgaacaacaacaatgccaGTCAACAGAAGACGTTATGAAGGGCTAAAGATCGGCAATAGCTACATTTTATGTACTGCAAAGTATCCAAAAGTGGTCTGCGTCGAGGTTTTCACAACAGAGTACTGGTGAACTGCCcaacagtatgtacattttttttttttttctgcatatacattcatttaattataactttgccgtgaaagaataacctttgaaatgaatgtacgcttacacgaatattactaattaaacacgtttagtgtcatggtccaacttggcacgtacctatttccagtaaaaaaatcataaaaaaacctggttcagtccgtgttgtatgttggtccacatagcttcgcgtgtttgttcgttcatcgggaaaacgccactccagtctccagttctctaatctcaatccttccattgccctcttcatttgcattgcctttgaaaacttctccttgtggttcttcttcgtcattggtttggttctgcgtcccctgtggtgactacgcgccctgctacgctgttctctcggtggcctcggccgccttttacgcttgctactgtgtctactctcgctcatcgtgaagtgctggcggttgtccatcgtagaaacacatctgggcttccttcaggaattgaagcaaaccctgttggacatgtcccaggGTGGCGTCGTCCCCTGAGTACCGGAgggatctctccatcttccagatcccataAGCCAATTCCCGCAGATATTTGCGTgtcttgacttgttgatgtttccggggggcgtcactgttcacatgccctgggaaagaggggagtactccacatttcgactcggtaaagatccagtcctttagagagtccactgacggaatcttcatcctggtcaacatggaaagaagaacttcgcACTTGCAGAAGATATGCTCGTGCAGATCCTGAATGATGGCCTTATCACAGAGCCCGCATCCTggattcttcttggtgaaaacgtggtcgtcagggtatctccatttcaCGAGCGGAAGTCGAGATATCCGCatgaggtgaagaacttgtgctttgttggcgtcggcgATGTAGTGTTTTCGAAGGTCATGCATTACCTCCTGCcagaccatgtcgtcaGAGATGCCCCCGTAGTCGCTTCGTTGAGTCCACTTCTTCGGTCGTgcaagtgtgtgtgggaagtttggcaagtcgggagacgaggtcttgtgaaacatgaagttctctaGAGTAAGTGGTCCCATGCTCCACCGGAGGTGGTCGATTTCCGCTGTGGACACCATTCTGACCGGATGGTATCGTCTCGCGGCTGCGATGTCGACGTGTGCTTCCCGGaaagattctgctgctctcacgTTCACCTGGTTTCGTTCCCAGATTCTGTGATtaactgtgtctgttgtagAGGGCTcgtgatcttctcgagggttGGCATGTTCCGCGGTGAggggcttgttgagctcgaaagaagctctGATTGCGTCTCgcatggtgggggaggcTGCGTAGCCCCAAGCTTGGCCTGTCGGAAAGCGGCAGTCGACGCGCTGGTGTGGCTTTTCCTGTGTGAGACTGTGAGTTCTGCTGTAGAACTGGAAGGTGCAGTCCCAAAGGGCCGGCGATGAGCCATGGAAGAACCTGTAAGCCCGAGCGGCCTTCAGGCACACCATGAAACGTCCCATGTCCCGCAGGTTcagtcctcctctgcctacCGGAGTTTGGATGAAACCATTGCTGAAGGTTTTGCGTGTTTTGTCGGGTGATAatttgttgatcttgtcgcaCGCTAGTTCGTTCAGCTCTCGGATGAAGGTGTTGTCGATCTGGCTGACGTAGGGTCCAAGGAAATTCagtttcgagaagaagtagatgtTGATCATCCACGCCTTGCTGTAATAGGGGAGACCCCATAGTGAAAGGCGTCGCAgcgactccttgaggtcctccttgatctgagcgTAGTGCGTGTCCAACCTTTCGCGATTTCCGAAGTGTACTCCGAGGTACCGGAAAATGTTGTCAGATGTCCGGAGCGTCGGGGCCTgtcgtgtgttgttgtcggttgGCCAGGTGGCGTCAATTGTTCGCTGCCATTCTGCGTCAATAAAGGTTAGTGGAACAAAACAATCGGGGGGGCCGATCTTCTGAAGCACCGTCTTTGACGGGTTTAGTGTGAGGCCTGAGACccgttggaagaggcagagcaCTCTACCAACCGTGGCCAcgtcctggatgttgttgaggaacacCGCTATGTCGTCCGCGAAAGCCGACACCTTCATGTGTccagctgccactgcctccGGGTGAGTAGGGGGTTGTGGCGGCCTGTGCCcagtggtgtggtggtgggataGTGGCAGGCCTGGGGCCAGTCCAAACATCTCTCGGTCCAGACGACGCACAAGTGCGTCTACTgcgatgatgaagagggttggagagagagggcaTCCTTGTCTCACTCCGATCTTGATGCGGACTGGGCGAGATAGGACACCTCTGATGTTGATTCTCGTTACTGCGTTCTGTTGTACAGCTAGGATACGGTTGATCATCAGTTCCGAGACACCCACATTTCGAAGCGTCTTTATCACCCAACTCTGGCTGATAGTGTCGTAGGCTTTCCGGAAGTCCAGTGATCCTACGACCCAACCCATGTTCAGCTGGGAGTAGGCGTTGCAAAAATGAtccatggtgtcgagaTTGTTAGTGATGTGTCGACCCGGTACGAAACCGTTTTGGGCGCCGTGAATGCTGTCCGGAAGaatgttctggatggcTTTGTTAATGAGCTGTGTGTAGATCTTCACCTCTGTGTTGA
Encoded here:
- a CDS encoding uncharacterized protein (Compare to YALI0C19888g:2, Full length Line element), which translates into the protein MSFTSTTTPSKAPCKSTQAKMKSPNVKVITANIGGFKMAEALNRLPDTIVNIIRTTHYPDLVLLQETNWVDSSLQTAQQIISNSPYPGGRHYTLLGSTAGVSNRSVGVGLVYSDNVTITNFTTVFEYFPALDNRLCLADVHIKGTDRHLSLINVYAPNEQGASPFTNRQFYQSLDDYLRLHPCQYPLIAAGDWNAVASNDGRIGEKVTTHLKDFLANWDLLDTYTLISKHRKGLYTHTNNSRGAGRRLDQLHISSTLSQWIKSTQLVTNKQGHNITKSSHHAVQFVFNFGNLTQRQDRGPGTWRMPWWVFDTEYIAWLKFHVKSILKRYGPLKPSLKLQCLKENIKVTIQQEAKNRALRDSNHPDNRRREALMATASDWQAYPANEPYPMLHARVEQSKQQMEIHSLRNHQGRVKTDTSSLCDISARYFDNIFDRAADINDTDDSAFLDLFPEETRRVNTANPSLDSSFTKEEIFDTIKASTHNSAPGPDGIPYRFYRDCWDELGDLMTDVYNEAGADSPISTERNTAIIKLLYKSGDQADISNYRPISLINTEVKIYTQLINKAIQNILPDSIHGAQNGFVPGRHITNNLDTMDHFCNAYSQLNMGWVVGSLDFRKAYDTISQSWVIKTLRNVGVSELMINRILAVQQNAVTRINIRGVLSRPVRIKIGVRQGCPLSPTLFIIAVDALVRRLDREMFGLAPGLPLSHHHTTGHRPPQPPTHPEAVAAGHMKVSAFADDIAVFLNNIQDVATVGRVLCLFQRVSGLTLNPSKTVLQKIGPPDCFVPLTFIDAEWQRTIDATWPTDNNTRQAPTLRTSDNIFRYLGVHFGNRERLDTHYAQIKEDLKESLRRLSLWGLPYYSKAWMINIYFFSKLNFLGPYVSQIDNTFIRELNELACDKINKLSPDKTRKTFSNGFIQTPVGRGGLNLRDMGRFMVCLKAARAYRFFHGSSPALWDCTFQFYSRTHSLTQEKPHQRVDCRFPTGQAWGYAASPTMRDAIRASFELNKPLTAEHANPREDHEPSTTDTVNHRIWERNQVNVRAAESFREAHVDIAAARRYHPVRMVSTAEIDHLRWSMGPLTLENFMFHKTSSPDLPNFPHTLARPKKWTQRSDYGGISDDMVWQEVMHDLRKHYIADANKAQVLHLMRISRLPLVKWRYPDDHVFTKKNPGCGLCDKAIIQDLHEHIFCKCEVLLSMLTRMKIPSVDSLKDWIFTESKCGVLPSFPGHVNSDAPRKHQQVKTRKYLRELAYGIWKMERSLRYSGDDATLGHVQQGLLQFLKEAQMCFYDGQPPALHDERE